The proteins below are encoded in one region of Tachypleus tridentatus isolate NWPU-2018 chromosome 4, ASM421037v1, whole genome shotgun sequence:
- the LOC143249563 gene encoding uncharacterized protein LOC143249563 produces the protein MTAFGGPNRTPAHFALFDAIKNRRYRQALLLVEAGVDVNSRNERGETPLICTCSHVEECRNRTKLGRLFLDAGADPNMQDWQGLTALMHASIKGQTDMVLLFLENNKIEPGILDMDGNTALMFAAMRGNGNIISIFTNIFKHQRKALHLGQKNIQGLTALQLASKNKHDGCVRLLTREAQQFPDSLVGEFPDPKELERAPTPTKKKHKSFKLYFSSLEKGKTHDLIQENKTDFSSSITDDLTMKENENISEIQSPNDVSELPIINNSSHDSLGSESTFSLIELRRDFPLISETQSETEKEKNSATSLVDRIQGVIKSNQNLQYPVKQAELITEPTNMSSELSSEKCSILPLLAFQSVTQLNGSMSSTTTDAWDWDIAAHKRFIEKYRLDTGSRSLSESRGKLADNLEAAKEKPFNSSDKLHEILPKDSTLSGLLGETASSSSLRGKRSVNVNILPPHLSELKDGFHLPPIRNTLTHYKRGNLSSSDTSEQSPIKQEEEQNRVSQPSKSGFTLKEIKV, from the exons ATGACAGCATTCGGAGGACCCAACCGAACACCAGCTCACTTTGCCTTATTTGATGCTATAAAAAACCGGAGATACAGACAAGCGCTGCTTCTGGTTGAAGCAGGCGTCGATGTTAACAGCCGGAATGAACGTGGAGAAACCCCACTTATCTGCACGTGCAGCCACGTGGAAGAATGTAGGAACCGCACAAAGCTGGGGCGGCTTTTCTTGGACGCGGGTGCAGACCCAAACATGCAGGACTGGCAGGGTTTGACGGCTTTGATGCACGCTTCTATCAAGGGACAGACAGACATGGTGTTGCTCTTCCTAGAAAAC aACAAGATAGAACCTGGGATCTTAGATATGGACGGAAATACAGCTTTGATGTTTGCTGCCATGCGTGGCAATGGAAACATCATCTCTATATTTACCAATATCTTCAAACATCAACGAAAGGCCTTACACTTAGGCCAGAAGAACATCCAGGGTTTGACAGCTTTACAGTTGGCTTCCAAGAATAAACATGACGGTTGTGTAAGACTACTTACAAGAGAGGCACAACAATTTCCAGACAGTTTGGTTGGCGAATTTCCGGATCCAAAAGAACTCGAAAGGGCACCCACACCTacgaagaaaaaacacaaaagttttaaattgtatttttcgtCATTAGAAAAAGGAAAAACACATGATCTGAtccaagaaaataaaactgatttttcttCCTCAATCACTGATGACTTGacaatgaaagaaaatgagaATATTTCTGAAATTCAATCGCCCAATGATGTATCTGAACTGCCAATCATAAATAACTCATCCCATGATTCTTTGGGATCGGAAAGTACTTTTTCCCTAATCGAGCTCAGGAGAGACTTTCCTCTGATTTCTGAAACACAATCCGAAACAGAGAAGGAGAAAAATAGTGCAACATCACTTGTAGATAGAATTCAGGGTGTAATTAAAAGTAATCAAAACCTCCAATACCCAGTTAAACAAGCTGAATTGATAACTGAACCTACAAACATGTCATCAGAACTATCGTCTGAAAAATGCTCCATACTCCCTTTGTTAGCCTTTCAATCTGTTACTCAGCTTAATGGATCCATGTCCAGTACGACCACTGATGCTTGGGACTGGGATATTGCTGCACATAAAAGGTTCATTGAAAAATACCGACTGGACACAGGTAGCCGAAGTCTGTCTGAATCTCGAGGAAAACTCGCAGACAACCTAGAAGCAGCGAAAGAAAAACCATTCAACAGTTCTGACAAACTTCACGAAATCCTGCCAAAAGATAGTACGTTGTCTGGTCTACTGGGAGAAACGGCCTCGAGTTCTTCGTTGCGAGGAAAAAGGTCTGTGAATGTCAACATTCTTCCTCCTCACCTTTCCGAGTTGAAAGATGGATTTCATCTTCCTCCGATCAGGAACACCTTAACGCATTACAAGCGTGGAAATTTATCATCTTCTGATACCAGTGAACAAAGCCCTATTAAACAAGAGGAGGAACAGAATAGAGTTTCTCAGCCCTCAAAATCAGGGTTTACGctaaaagaaattaaagtatGA